One Perognathus longimembris pacificus isolate PPM17 chromosome 2, ASM2315922v1, whole genome shotgun sequence DNA segment encodes these proteins:
- the LOC125346236 gene encoding cytochrome P450 2C8-like isoform X4 — protein MYPVVVLVLGLSCLLLFSVWRQNSGRRKLPPGPTPFPIIGNILQLDIKDITKSLTGFSKAYGPVFTLYFGMKPTVVLYGYEAVKEALIDHGEEFSGRGRFPLSEKFAKDHGIVFSNGHRWKEMRRFALRTLRNFGMGKRSIEDRVQEEACCLVEELKKTNGSPCDPTFILGCAPCNVICSVVFQNRFDYKDKNLLNLMEKLNENVQILSSPWIQENQKESLEFTYENLTVVALDLFGAGTETTSTTLRYGLLLLMKHPHVTAKMKEEINHVIGRHRISCMQDRSQMPYTDAVIHEIQRYIDLVPMNLPHAVTRDIKFRDYIIPKGTTIMTSLTSVLHDHKEFPNPEMFDPGHFLDKSGNFKKSDYFMPFSSGKRVCAGEGLARMELFLFLTTILQNFNLKSIVDPQNLDITPVLNGFISVPPSYQLCFVPV, from the exons ATGTATCCAGTAgttgtcctggtgctgggtctcTCCTGCCTGCTTCTCTTTTCCGTATGGAGGCAGAACTCTGGAAGAAGAAAGCTCCCTCCTGGCCCCACTCCTTTCCCAATTATTGGAAATATACTGCAGCTTGATATTAAAGACATCACTAAATCTTTAACTGGG TTCTCCAAAGCGTACGGCCCTGTGTTCACTCTGTATTTTGGCATGAAGCCCACTGTGGTGCTGTATGGATATGAAGCAGTGAAGGAAGCCCTGATTGATCATGGGGAGGAGTTCTCTGGGAGAGGCAGGTTCCCATTGTCTGAAAAATTTGCTAAAGACCATG GAATTGTTTTCAGCAatggacacagatggaaagaaatgAGGCGCTTCGCACTCAGGACTTTGCGGAATTTTGGCATGGGGAAGAGGAGCATTGAAGATCGTGTTCAAGAGGAAGCCTGCTGCCTTGTGGAGGAGTTGAAGAAAACCAACG GCTCACCCTGCGACCCCACCTTCATTCTGGGCTGTGCTCCCTGCAATGTGATCTGCTCTGTTGTGTTCCAGAATCGTTTTGACTATAAAGACAAGAATCTCCTCAACTTGATGGAGAAATTGAATGAGAACGTCCAGATTCTGAGCTCACCATGGATACAG GAAAATCAAAAAGAATCATTGGAATTTACTTATGAAAATTTGACGGTTGTTGCATTGGATTTGTTTGGTGCTGGGACAGAAACAACAAGCACAACATTGAGATACGGCCTGCTGCTCCTGATGAAGCACCCCCATGTCACAG ctaaaatgaaggaagagatcaACCATGTGATTGGCAGGCACCGGATCTCTTGCATGCAGGACAGGAGCCAAATGCCCTACACCGATGCTGTGATCCATGAGATTCAGAGATACATTGATCTCGTACCCATGAACCTGCCCCATGCAGTGACCCGGGACATTAAGTTCAGAGACTACATCATTCCCAAG GGTACAACCATAATGACATCACTGACATCTGTGTTGCATGACCACAAGGAATTCCCCAACCCAGAGATGTTTGATCCTGGCCACTTTCTGGATAAAAGTGGTAACTTTAAAAAAAGTGATTACTTCATGCCTTTCTCATCAG gcaAACGGGTGTGTGCTGGAGAAGGCCTGGCCCGCatggagctgtttttattcctcacCACCATTTTACAGAACTTCAACCTGAAATCTATCGTAGATCCACAGAACCTCGATATAACTCCAGTCCTAAATGGGtttatttctgtgcccccttcatACCAGCTCTGCTTTGTTCCAGTTTAA
- the LOC125346236 gene encoding cytochrome P450 2C5-like isoform X2 — MYPVVVLVLGLSCLLLFSVWRQNSGRRKLPPGPTPFPIIGNILQLDIKDITKSLTGFSKAYGPVFTLYFGMKPTVVLYGYEAVKEALIDHGEEFSGRGRFPLSEKFAKDHGIVFSNGHRWKEMRRFALRTLRNFGMGKRSIEDRVQEEACCLVEELKKTNGSPCDPTFILGCAPCNVICSVVFQNRFDYKDKNLLNLMEKLNENVQILSSPWIQIYNLFHDLIDYVPGSHNTVMKNIDYIKSYILKKVKDHEESLDVNNPRDLIDCFLIKMKQQENQKESLEFTYENLTVVALDLFGAGTETTSTTLRYGLLLLMKHPHVTAKMKEEINHVIGRHRISCMQDRSQMPYTDAVIHEIQRYIDLVPMNLPHAVTRDIKFRDYIIPKGTTIMTSLTSVLHDHKEFPNPEMFDPGHFLDKSGNFKKSDYFMPFSSGKRVCAGEGLARMELFLFLTTILQNFNLKSIVDPQNLDITPVLNGFISVPPSYQLCFVPV; from the exons ATGTATCCAGTAgttgtcctggtgctgggtctcTCCTGCCTGCTTCTCTTTTCCGTATGGAGGCAGAACTCTGGAAGAAGAAAGCTCCCTCCTGGCCCCACTCCTTTCCCAATTATTGGAAATATACTGCAGCTTGATATTAAAGACATCACTAAATCTTTAACTGGG TTCTCCAAAGCGTACGGCCCTGTGTTCACTCTGTATTTTGGCATGAAGCCCACTGTGGTGCTGTATGGATATGAAGCAGTGAAGGAAGCCCTGATTGATCATGGGGAGGAGTTCTCTGGGAGAGGCAGGTTCCCATTGTCTGAAAAATTTGCTAAAGACCATG GAATTGTTTTCAGCAatggacacagatggaaagaaatgAGGCGCTTCGCACTCAGGACTTTGCGGAATTTTGGCATGGGGAAGAGGAGCATTGAAGATCGTGTTCAAGAGGAAGCCTGCTGCCTTGTGGAGGAGTTGAAGAAAACCAACG GCTCACCCTGCGACCCCACCTTCATTCTGGGCTGTGCTCCCTGCAATGTGATCTGCTCTGTTGTGTTCCAGAATCGTTTTGACTATAAAGACAAGAATCTCCTCAACTTGATGGAGAAATTGAATGAGAACGTCCAGATTCTGAGCTCACCATGGATACAG ATCTACAACCTTTTCCATGATCTTATTGATTATGTACCGGGGAGTCATAACACAGTGATGAAAAATATTGATTATATAAAAAGTTATATTTTGAAGAAAGTAAAAGACCATGAGGAATCACTAGATGTTAACAACCCAAGGGACTTGATTGATTGTTTCCTGATCAAAATGAAACAG CAGGAAAATCAAAAAGAATCATTGGAATTTACTTATGAAAATTTGACGGTTGTTGCATTGGATTTGTTTGGTGCTGGGACAGAAACAACAAGCACAACATTGAGATACGGCCTGCTGCTCCTGATGAAGCACCCCCATGTCACAG ctaaaatgaaggaagagatcaACCATGTGATTGGCAGGCACCGGATCTCTTGCATGCAGGACAGGAGCCAAATGCCCTACACCGATGCTGTGATCCATGAGATTCAGAGATACATTGATCTCGTACCCATGAACCTGCCCCATGCAGTGACCCGGGACATTAAGTTCAGAGACTACATCATTCCCAAG GGTACAACCATAATGACATCACTGACATCTGTGTTGCATGACCACAAGGAATTCCCCAACCCAGAGATGTTTGATCCTGGCCACTTTCTGGATAAAAGTGGTAACTTTAAAAAAAGTGATTACTTCATGCCTTTCTCATCAG gcaAACGGGTGTGTGCTGGAGAAGGCCTGGCCCGCatggagctgtttttattcctcacCACCATTTTACAGAACTTCAACCTGAAATCTATCGTAGATCCACAGAACCTCGATATAACTCCAGTCCTAAATGGGtttatttctgtgcccccttcatACCAGCTCTGCTTTGTTCCAGTTTAA
- the LOC125346236 gene encoding cytochrome P450 2C8-like isoform X3 — MYPVVVLVLGLSCLLLFSVWRQNSGRRKLPPGPTPFPIIGNILQLDIKDITKSLTGFSKAYGPVFTLYFGMKPTVVLYGYEAVKEALIDHGEEFSGRGRFPLSEKFAKDHGIVFSNGHRWKEMRRFALRTLRNFGMGKRSIEDRVQEEACCLVEELKKTNGSPCDPTFILGCAPCNVICSVVFQNRFDYKDKNLLNLMEKLNENVQILSSPWIQEQENQKESLEFTYENLTVVALDLFGAGTETTSTTLRYGLLLLMKHPHVTAKMKEEINHVIGRHRISCMQDRSQMPYTDAVIHEIQRYIDLVPMNLPHAVTRDIKFRDYIIPKGTTIMTSLTSVLHDHKEFPNPEMFDPGHFLDKSGNFKKSDYFMPFSSGKRVCAGEGLARMELFLFLTTILQNFNLKSIVDPQNLDITPVLNGFISVPPSYQLCFVPV, encoded by the exons ATGTATCCAGTAgttgtcctggtgctgggtctcTCCTGCCTGCTTCTCTTTTCCGTATGGAGGCAGAACTCTGGAAGAAGAAAGCTCCCTCCTGGCCCCACTCCTTTCCCAATTATTGGAAATATACTGCAGCTTGATATTAAAGACATCACTAAATCTTTAACTGGG TTCTCCAAAGCGTACGGCCCTGTGTTCACTCTGTATTTTGGCATGAAGCCCACTGTGGTGCTGTATGGATATGAAGCAGTGAAGGAAGCCCTGATTGATCATGGGGAGGAGTTCTCTGGGAGAGGCAGGTTCCCATTGTCTGAAAAATTTGCTAAAGACCATG GAATTGTTTTCAGCAatggacacagatggaaagaaatgAGGCGCTTCGCACTCAGGACTTTGCGGAATTTTGGCATGGGGAAGAGGAGCATTGAAGATCGTGTTCAAGAGGAAGCCTGCTGCCTTGTGGAGGAGTTGAAGAAAACCAACG GCTCACCCTGCGACCCCACCTTCATTCTGGGCTGTGCTCCCTGCAATGTGATCTGCTCTGTTGTGTTCCAGAATCGTTTTGACTATAAAGACAAGAATCTCCTCAACTTGATGGAGAAATTGAATGAGAACGTCCAGATTCTGAGCTCACCATGGATACAG GAGCAGGAAAATCAAAAAGAATCATTGGAATTTACTTATGAAAATTTGACGGTTGTTGCATTGGATTTGTTTGGTGCTGGGACAGAAACAACAAGCACAACATTGAGATACGGCCTGCTGCTCCTGATGAAGCACCCCCATGTCACAG ctaaaatgaaggaagagatcaACCATGTGATTGGCAGGCACCGGATCTCTTGCATGCAGGACAGGAGCCAAATGCCCTACACCGATGCTGTGATCCATGAGATTCAGAGATACATTGATCTCGTACCCATGAACCTGCCCCATGCAGTGACCCGGGACATTAAGTTCAGAGACTACATCATTCCCAAG GGTACAACCATAATGACATCACTGACATCTGTGTTGCATGACCACAAGGAATTCCCCAACCCAGAGATGTTTGATCCTGGCCACTTTCTGGATAAAAGTGGTAACTTTAAAAAAAGTGATTACTTCATGCCTTTCTCATCAG gcaAACGGGTGTGTGCTGGAGAAGGCCTGGCCCGCatggagctgtttttattcctcacCACCATTTTACAGAACTTCAACCTGAAATCTATCGTAGATCCACAGAACCTCGATATAACTCCAGTCCTAAATGGGtttatttctgtgcccccttcatACCAGCTCTGCTTTGTTCCAGTTTAA
- the LOC125346236 gene encoding cytochrome P450 2C5-like isoform X5: protein MYPVVVLVLGLSCLLLFSVWRQNSGRRKLPPGPTPFPIIGNILQLDIKDITKSLTGFSKAYGPVFTLYFGMKPTVVLYGYEAVKEALIDHGEEFSGRGRFPLSEKFAKDHGIVFSNGHRWKEMRRFALRTLRNFGMGKRSIEDRVQEEACCLVEELKKTNGSPCDPTFILGCAPCNVICSVVFQNRFDYKDKNLLNLMEKLNENVQILSSPWIQIYNLFHDLIDYVPGSHNTVMKNIDYIKSYILKKVKDHEESLDVNNPRDLIDCFLIKMKQENQKESLEFTYENLTVVALDLFGAGTETTSTTLRYGLLLLMKHPHVTAKMKEEINHVIGRHRISCMQDRSQMPYTDAVIHEIQRYIDLVPMNLPHAVTRDIKFRDYIIPKGTTIMTSLTSVLHDHKEFPNPEMFDPGHFLDKSGNFKKSDYFMPFSSGKRVCAGEGLARMELFLFLTTILQNFNLKSIVDPQNLDITPVLNGFISVPPSYQLCFVPV from the exons ATGTATCCAGTAgttgtcctggtgctgggtctcTCCTGCCTGCTTCTCTTTTCCGTATGGAGGCAGAACTCTGGAAGAAGAAAGCTCCCTCCTGGCCCCACTCCTTTCCCAATTATTGGAAATATACTGCAGCTTGATATTAAAGACATCACTAAATCTTTAACTGGG TTCTCCAAAGCGTACGGCCCTGTGTTCACTCTGTATTTTGGCATGAAGCCCACTGTGGTGCTGTATGGATATGAAGCAGTGAAGGAAGCCCTGATTGATCATGGGGAGGAGTTCTCTGGGAGAGGCAGGTTCCCATTGTCTGAAAAATTTGCTAAAGACCATG GAATTGTTTTCAGCAatggacacagatggaaagaaatgAGGCGCTTCGCACTCAGGACTTTGCGGAATTTTGGCATGGGGAAGAGGAGCATTGAAGATCGTGTTCAAGAGGAAGCCTGCTGCCTTGTGGAGGAGTTGAAGAAAACCAACG GCTCACCCTGCGACCCCACCTTCATTCTGGGCTGTGCTCCCTGCAATGTGATCTGCTCTGTTGTGTTCCAGAATCGTTTTGACTATAAAGACAAGAATCTCCTCAACTTGATGGAGAAATTGAATGAGAACGTCCAGATTCTGAGCTCACCATGGATACAG ATCTACAACCTTTTCCATGATCTTATTGATTATGTACCGGGGAGTCATAACACAGTGATGAAAAATATTGATTATATAAAAAGTTATATTTTGAAGAAAGTAAAAGACCATGAGGAATCACTAGATGTTAACAACCCAAGGGACTTGATTGATTGTTTCCTGATCAAAATGAAACAG GAAAATCAAAAAGAATCATTGGAATTTACTTATGAAAATTTGACGGTTGTTGCATTGGATTTGTTTGGTGCTGGGACAGAAACAACAAGCACAACATTGAGATACGGCCTGCTGCTCCTGATGAAGCACCCCCATGTCACAG ctaaaatgaaggaagagatcaACCATGTGATTGGCAGGCACCGGATCTCTTGCATGCAGGACAGGAGCCAAATGCCCTACACCGATGCTGTGATCCATGAGATTCAGAGATACATTGATCTCGTACCCATGAACCTGCCCCATGCAGTGACCCGGGACATTAAGTTCAGAGACTACATCATTCCCAAG GGTACAACCATAATGACATCACTGACATCTGTGTTGCATGACCACAAGGAATTCCCCAACCCAGAGATGTTTGATCCTGGCCACTTTCTGGATAAAAGTGGTAACTTTAAAAAAAGTGATTACTTCATGCCTTTCTCATCAG gcaAACGGGTGTGTGCTGGAGAAGGCCTGGCCCGCatggagctgtttttattcctcacCACCATTTTACAGAACTTCAACCTGAAATCTATCGTAGATCCACAGAACCTCGATATAACTCCAGTCCTAAATGGGtttatttctgtgcccccttcatACCAGCTCTGCTTTGTTCCAGTTTAA
- the LOC125346236 gene encoding cytochrome P450 2C5-like isoform X1 — MYPVVVLVLGLSCLLLFSVWRQNSGRRKLPPGPTPFPIIGNILQLDIKDITKSLTGFSKAYGPVFTLYFGMKPTVVLYGYEAVKEALIDHGEEFSGRGRFPLSEKFAKDHGIVFSNGHRWKEMRRFALRTLRNFGMGKRSIEDRVQEEACCLVEELKKTNGSPCDPTFILGCAPCNVICSVVFQNRFDYKDKNLLNLMEKLNENVQILSSPWIQIYNLFHDLIDYVPGSHNTVMKNIDYIKSYILKKVKDHEESLDVNNPRDLIDCFLIKMKQEQENQKESLEFTYENLTVVALDLFGAGTETTSTTLRYGLLLLMKHPHVTAKMKEEINHVIGRHRISCMQDRSQMPYTDAVIHEIQRYIDLVPMNLPHAVTRDIKFRDYIIPKGTTIMTSLTSVLHDHKEFPNPEMFDPGHFLDKSGNFKKSDYFMPFSSGKRVCAGEGLARMELFLFLTTILQNFNLKSIVDPQNLDITPVLNGFISVPPSYQLCFVPV, encoded by the exons ATGTATCCAGTAgttgtcctggtgctgggtctcTCCTGCCTGCTTCTCTTTTCCGTATGGAGGCAGAACTCTGGAAGAAGAAAGCTCCCTCCTGGCCCCACTCCTTTCCCAATTATTGGAAATATACTGCAGCTTGATATTAAAGACATCACTAAATCTTTAACTGGG TTCTCCAAAGCGTACGGCCCTGTGTTCACTCTGTATTTTGGCATGAAGCCCACTGTGGTGCTGTATGGATATGAAGCAGTGAAGGAAGCCCTGATTGATCATGGGGAGGAGTTCTCTGGGAGAGGCAGGTTCCCATTGTCTGAAAAATTTGCTAAAGACCATG GAATTGTTTTCAGCAatggacacagatggaaagaaatgAGGCGCTTCGCACTCAGGACTTTGCGGAATTTTGGCATGGGGAAGAGGAGCATTGAAGATCGTGTTCAAGAGGAAGCCTGCTGCCTTGTGGAGGAGTTGAAGAAAACCAACG GCTCACCCTGCGACCCCACCTTCATTCTGGGCTGTGCTCCCTGCAATGTGATCTGCTCTGTTGTGTTCCAGAATCGTTTTGACTATAAAGACAAGAATCTCCTCAACTTGATGGAGAAATTGAATGAGAACGTCCAGATTCTGAGCTCACCATGGATACAG ATCTACAACCTTTTCCATGATCTTATTGATTATGTACCGGGGAGTCATAACACAGTGATGAAAAATATTGATTATATAAAAAGTTATATTTTGAAGAAAGTAAAAGACCATGAGGAATCACTAGATGTTAACAACCCAAGGGACTTGATTGATTGTTTCCTGATCAAAATGAAACAG GAGCAGGAAAATCAAAAAGAATCATTGGAATTTACTTATGAAAATTTGACGGTTGTTGCATTGGATTTGTTTGGTGCTGGGACAGAAACAACAAGCACAACATTGAGATACGGCCTGCTGCTCCTGATGAAGCACCCCCATGTCACAG ctaaaatgaaggaagagatcaACCATGTGATTGGCAGGCACCGGATCTCTTGCATGCAGGACAGGAGCCAAATGCCCTACACCGATGCTGTGATCCATGAGATTCAGAGATACATTGATCTCGTACCCATGAACCTGCCCCATGCAGTGACCCGGGACATTAAGTTCAGAGACTACATCATTCCCAAG GGTACAACCATAATGACATCACTGACATCTGTGTTGCATGACCACAAGGAATTCCCCAACCCAGAGATGTTTGATCCTGGCCACTTTCTGGATAAAAGTGGTAACTTTAAAAAAAGTGATTACTTCATGCCTTTCTCATCAG gcaAACGGGTGTGTGCTGGAGAAGGCCTGGCCCGCatggagctgtttttattcctcacCACCATTTTACAGAACTTCAACCTGAAATCTATCGTAGATCCACAGAACCTCGATATAACTCCAGTCCTAAATGGGtttatttctgtgcccccttcatACCAGCTCTGCTTTGTTCCAGTTTAA